The following DNA comes from Maylandia zebra isolate NMK-2024a linkage group LG6, Mzebra_GT3a, whole genome shotgun sequence.
AGATCCTCTCTAAACTGATCCCCTCTACACTTGATTCCCTTCACCCTCCAACTACTTATTGATTATAGTTCTGAGTAAAACTTCTTTTATTAAACCCCGACACAATCGCGGATATCACACACAAAGCTCAAACCAGTCTCACTCGCACTCTCACgaaacacactgaaaaaataTGATTTGTGTTTAAGCCCCAATTACTCCAGTTATACTCCGTCACCCCGGCTACAAACTCACACCCTATACCTCGATTGGTAAAAGAATTGTGTGCCAGGGTGAAGTTGGTTTTGTCATGAAAACTGTTTACGATCCGCGGCCCCCAACTTACCTTCCTGTACCTTCACTGTACGCACCACCCACCTAATGTCTCATCCGAGCCCCCTGTGTACCAGGATTTAGCAGAAGTTTTTCATAAGGatcttgtcttgtttttccttccacACCGACCCTATGACTGTGCTATTGACCTGTTACCCAGCGCACCACTTCCCACATGTAAGCTGTAGAGTTTGTCAAAGCCCAAACATGAGATGATGAAAAAATACATAACAGACTCTCTGGCCGAAGGTTTCTTTTAGCCGTCTTCCTCTCAtctctgtgctgtttttttctttgtggaaaAGAAAGTTAAGTCCCTTCAGCACTGCATAGATTTTTAAGGATTAAACATGTTTACTCTGAAAAATAAGTACCCTTTGCCACGTCTTTCCTATGCTTGAAAGTCATTACAGGGCGCAACCATTTTCAGCAAATTGGATCTCTGCAATGCCTAACACCTGGTAAGGATTAGAGAGGGGGACGAGTGAAAGATAGCCTTCAACCCTCACCTTGGACACTTTGAGTATCTGGTAATGCCCTTTGGACTAACTAATGCACCCGCTGTTTTTCAGCTCCTGGTAACAAATTCCTGCGAGATTTCAGAAATCATTTTGTGGTCGTGTATCTGGATGACATCCTGATCCTCTCCCAGTTCCTTAGTCATCATGAAGATCATGTAAGGTTGGTTTTGCAAAGATTACTAGAGAACAAGCTGCTCGTGAAGGTTGATGAATGTGAGTTTCATGCAGAGAAGGTCTCCTTTCTTGGCGAAAAGGGACATTTCCGTTCCAACTAGTCTTAAGTACAAGCAGTAATGAACTGACCTATTCCAGAAAACCGCAAACACTTGTAATGGTTCCTTGGCTTTGTTATCTTTTAACACAGATTTATCTGTGACTTCAGTAGAATTTCTTGCCCCTAACCCAACTTATCTCACCTGGTTTCAGTTCCAGTGCAACACCATGGCACAAGATGCCTATGATAATCTCAAACACTGCTTCTCTCAGCTCCCATTTTGTCTTTACCGGAACTCTCCAAACAATTCTTCATGGAGATGGATGCAACAatctgaaggttaaatgcaccCTTGGACTTTCTTTTCTCATCGTCTCTCATCCACAGAACAGAACAATGATGTTGGGTATCGACCAAGTCCATGCACAAAAATCTTATGAGTTTAAACTATCTAAAAATTGCATGGATTACAGTGAGACACTTCAGGTTTAAGCAGATGTCACTTTAAACTCACTACATGTCACGTGTTTTTTACACCAACTacatctcttcttcttctgatcATCATCAGCCTTTGTGATCTCATCTTCAATTTTCTTCTGATCTCTTGTAGTCTATTGTCATGCAGCACTTTTCTTTGCAGTCTTCTTTCATTACTTTCTCTCTGGACcattgaaaatgtattttggcCCCTTGTTataaaacataacaaaaggTAGCTCATCTGTGTGTTCTTGGCTGGTTAAAAAGCTAGGTATTTCTCCTGATTTTGATTCCATTAAAAATtgacctttaaaaaaagaatgcaaCTATGTGCACAGCCCTCCCTCTAGTGAGCATTAGAAAGCATTGCAACATATATAGTACCAGGGGTCTAGGTGtcatttgaaaactgaattGGAGACAAAGCATGGGGGTGGAGATCCCCCatccagctttttttttattctacattattacatctgtgtgtgtgtgtgtgtgtgtgtgtgtgtgtgtgtgtgtgtgtgtgtgtgtgtgtgtgtgtgtgtgtgtgtcctgaaaGACCAAGAGAGAGATTTTGTTGGCAACAGCTGCTGAATAACTTTCAGAGCACAATAATCTGAGAAGCTAAACCAGAAGAACTGAACAGAGAAGAGAGGCAAtgagtgtctgtgtgaatgTTTTCGCTTGTTTCAGTGTTAACATTATGTTTCTCTTCCATGTAATTGCGTGACAAGCTGCCAGGCTGTTTCCATCCTTATCTCCATGACATGATCTTGCTTTAGCTGCTGTGAATTAACAGCTGATTAGACTGTTGACAAACACAGTCCCCCATGCATAAGGTGTAGACAGCCTTACATTTCCACCTCATGTCTGATAATAGTGGTTCTTAAGGTCCGAACCTATATAGCtcgttgtaaatgtaaaatacaataaaggactattctattctattctattctattctattctattctaaggAGAGCAGAAATCATACATTACACCAATATATATGTAAGCTACAAAAGCATAGATGGGCTTTGCAGCCTGCATATTTTCTATTCCTATTCAGGGTTTAGGTGTTGAAGCGCTCAGCAAAACATCTTAAAACATcagtgaaagaaaaagatgattaaaaatacatttataagtTGTGCTGCGAAGCTGAACAAAAAGGAGTATCAGCCCATTTTCCCCATGAGCTACTAACTCAAAGCTTCTCACTTCCAGTTTTAAATTAACCTTAAATTGGCTCTATGCTAATAAAACAACACCTCTCCTTTACTGAGTTACATTCAGTTCTGTTTtttcaatttcagttcaattcaattttatttatacagcaccaaatcaacaCAACGGTCACATCAAGGCAGTTTATATTGCAAGGTAGACCCTAAAATAATtcacacaataataatacatttcctGTAAAGCTTTTTGGGGGGAATGTAAAAATGTGAGAATAACAAAATGGATCCACATTGTAGAAATGGGGACTTGTGATTGTGAGCTGCCCTGAGTAGAATAAGAAATGTGGAGGACAAGGCTGAGTAGAAAAACAGCATCACGTTTCAGCAGTCCATGCACTTAAGCAAGCAGTTaacttatgtgtgtgtgtgcccatttgtatgtctatgtgtgtgtcagagaaCAGAGAGAACAACAGGAACATATGTCAATGCTCCTCACGTGTAGGGACAGGAGCATCTGTTCAgataagtgtttgtgtgtgtgcatgtctttATGTGTGTAATGATGGctatacaacaacaaaaaagtatcACTCCACGTGCAGTAAAGTCACTGGGACCCAAGCAGGAGTGGAAATTGCCAGAGTTTCTTGCAATATGAAGTTCACAGCACGTGACTGCTTCACTGCAAAAACACAACCTGACATTAGAAGCAATCAATCAATGTTAATGaaagattattttaaagatTTCTATATAATGTATTTCTTTtcacaaaatgtttatttcacTGATTCACTGGTGTTACATGCTCTCAaagatattcttgcaaaagtaaAAGATAAGATTTTTATTATCAGTATATCAGTCTATCTTTGAAATGCCCATGTGGTTTAGCATATGCAGAGAAACTGAGATTTAAAATTTCTGAACATAAAAGTAATTTCATTTGAGTTGATCATGATGTTGGTTGTCTTTCAAGGCATATACATTTTACCAACTCCTAACAACAGACAAGAGTTTTTCCcctattatatatatatgatgtaATTTTATGTAAACATTAGGCTTACggtattttctgtcatataccTTGTGCAGAAATACTAGTGATATTTTGAATTGTGTGTTGAATAGTGTAATGTTGAGTTTGTGATCAATGTATTTTTTCACTGATGATTCACTTTTTTGTTAGCTTCTTGATGTTGATGTTGTCATCTCCTGTAGTGTagtatattgtgtgtgtgtgtgtgtgtgtgtgtgtgtgtgtgtgtgtgtgtgtgtgtgtgtgtgtgtgtgtgtgtgtgtgtgtgtgtgtgtgtgtgtgtgtgtggatagatAACCATGGCCTAATCCAGGTGAATTAACACGTGGAGCTATTGGATTATCTTGTCCTGCAGTCATAATACATAATCTACATTGACTACTTATCAGTTTAGCAGTAAAGGAGTGTAGGGGCAATGATGGCTACTTAGATCAGAAGTCAGAGAAACGTCATTGAAAAATATAATGAGAATTTCAGGTAGTAAATGGTTACCTctgtacaaaataaataaaatgaaaggtgGACTGCAGGTTTAGACTACAACCTGCATCCACCCAGTCACACAGCACTTTATCCTACGCTTTTTACCTgtcatcttgcccaaggacactttgacACGTGGGTTGGAAAAGCAGGGGCTCCAACCGTTCAGTGCAATACAACCAGCTTTAtgtcctgagccacagcctcacaactgcaaaataaaagaacaaacaaaaataaataaaaacaggagtCAGGTTTTAAGCAAACAGTCATttgtaaatatacatatatttttttttaaatataggtGATGAAAATGATACACTATTCTCTGGTGGTAGTTGTGAATGAATACCTTTCAACAAGCAGTTAAAGAATTTAACTTGCAGCTTCGTAAGCTGTGAAAATGACGACATGCATGTCTCATAAACCTACATTTTACTCACAGTAAAACATATTAAATGattaaactgagacattttattATTGCCtggaaatattagctcattttgGACATTTTAGACAAAAAATTGGGAGGGTCAAGAAAAGGTTGGAGACTGAAGAGGCAGTTTTACAGAAGTAAAGATGAGTAGTGGTTCATCAATTTGTGTTTATAAATTGTGAAACAATTTCCTTAATGTAACATTGTGAAGTCTTTTAATATCTTTCTTTCAGTATTTAATCATCTACAATACATGATGTCATCAAATTCTCAGAAATAGATTCtcagaatctggagaaatctctgtgcgctAAGGACAAGACCATAAATCACTGTTGGATACCTGTGATCTTCACTCCCTCGGTTAAAACTGTAGTAAAAACAGGCATGATTCTGTCATGGTAATCGCTGTATGGTCACAGCATCATCTGTGAAGACAGTTTGACGTGCCATCCACAAATACAGGGTAAAGCTTTAATTGTGAAAAGGAGAAGCAACATGTGAATCTGATTCAGAATGCCGCAGTCTCTCACGGCCAAAGCTCATTTTAAATggactgaggcaaagtggaaGATGAGGCAAACTGGTCATATGCATCAAAATTTGAAATCCATCTCTAAATTTATGGGGGGGGGGCATTAATGTCTATAAGATTGGTCATTCATACATCTAGAATGAAAGGTGCTGAAAGGTATTtgcaggttttagagcaacatatgCTCACATCTAGATGACATCTTTTTTAGGAAAAGCCATTTATATTTTAGCAAGACCGCTAAACCATACTGCCTCTGTTACAACAGTATGGGTTTGTATTAGAAGAGTCCGGGTTCTGAACTGGCCTACCTGCAGACCATAACATTCACCAGCTGGAAACATTTGATCTGTTTTCTATGCActgttgtgaataaaatgtggATGGGGGGAACGCAATATGCTTGAATACATTGCAATAAAAAATTTTGTCACTTGATTATGCATTTCATTAACCCACTGAATCAACATTTTAGCCCATAATATCCTGATTCTCTTTATCTGTTCTGTATGTGTTTCTCCCAGATGTGTCTAACCGTCTGTCTCTCTTTGGTTCAGACATTGTTCTGAGGCTTTCAGGCATCAtgactcacacactcacacactcacaacaCGAATTTTAGAATGGAGcccaattttctttttctttttttttttcttttttttttttgagaaaacCGCATACAGAACATTAGTGTGATTATCAAGATTAAAAGAAGTTTGAGAGTTCACATTTCAATCACTATTTTTACATGATGTTGTTGGAAGGGTGTTATTAATGCTTTTATCAATGGACATGAAAAgcagtattttattttgcttgttACAAATGAGCACACAGGAAAATAAACCCCTGCAAGGTTAGGATCACCTGAATGTAAAACCTGAGTCATCTGTTAGTTGCAGCTCAATAAACTCAAAAGCAGTGCCCATGGAAACACATATTTCCGGCATAAGAAGTGAAAAGCCTTCTCCGAGTGCACACATAAAGCACCCAGAGATAAATCTTTGCAAGGTTGCTTTCTTATTGGCATCAAGCTAGCAAAATGTGTCATGTAttgcttctttaaaaaaacacttgGAATCTGTGACTCAAAGCCTGTTGTTTGAAGggagacttcttcagcttcaaaatataaaaaatgaagaACAACCATGCAAGTGAAAGCTAAATAGTTGAGTTCATAGAAGCCCTTGAGTGGTAGGTTTATATTAGGAATAATTTATAGGGTATGATGTAGGATGAGGAAAGTGTATGCCAACTGGAAACCTTTAAGCTGGTTGTTTGGGATGTGTGGGATTCAGATTGTGGACTGCTGGCAATCACGAATCCAGtattacacacacagagactcaCAGGAAGCGAAAACAAGCGTGGGTGAGGAAAAAGAGTTGCCATCTAATAGATTTCTGAATATAGGTTATGCAATAGTCATACAATAATCAAATAGTCAAAGTACTGACTCAACCTCCTCCTACTTTGTCCAtactcagaaagaaaaaaagaacacactataatattaaaaaatattttatttcaaaaacatTTCAAGTACATGTAAACGCACAATAaggcattattattatttttaaataaatatcggtGCTTTATGAACTGTGTTATTCGCTCTGTGTTTCTTCTCATAGTTTGTGTGTCTCTCACTGAATATAACATTTCTCCAGTCCTTTGCCGGGCTTCCTTGTCGTATGTGGTCCAATAACCTGACGAAGGTCAGTGGTAAAACTCGGTCGCCGGGCCAGTGGGTACAGTGTGCCGCAGGGAACATCTCTATCAGAGACCTGCTTCCCCCTCCCCGCTACACGGCCGCTCCGCATTGCCTGATATGAGCGGAGAGAGACTTTGCGGTGTTGCGACGGGCCAGTTTCGGTCGGAAGCCCACCTCGCTTTGCCAAAGTCTCGAATACTTGTTCGAGATTAGTGCTCTCCTTAGCAGACGTTTCAAAATAGGCGCAGTCATCCCCGAGGGCTTGGAGAACCTCTGCCTTAGTTATTTCTCTCTCGGATTCCTGGAGATCCACCTTGTTGGCGCAGACCACCAGAGGAACCTGTGGCTGTGCGCAATGCTCTGGCACAGTGGATCTGATGAGCTTGGATTTAGCAGCCAGAATTTCCTTTCGCAGTGCGCACACCTCTTCGAAAGAGCTCCGATCATCTAAACTGAATACTAGAAGAAAAATGTCCCCtatagaagaaaaaacaaaacacaagttttttttaagaCAGAGTTTTACACATTGCGCATACAGTTTCACATCCAAAATCTTTATTCTTATTCAACAAACACATAcaggcatttttttaaattgtttatttttagcagaACAGAGATTATAACCGAGAAAATACATACCAGTGAGGATAGACAGCCGCCGCTTGGCTGGGAAGTCCCGTTCCCGGGATGCATCCAGGATGTCAATTTGGTAGGTCTCCCCACGGATGCGAAACAGTTTCCTTAGGAAATCCTCGGAGGTGGGCTTGTACTCCTCCACAAATCCGTCTATCATGTATCTTCTTAGGATTGAGGTCTTTCCGACCCGTGGAGCACCAAGAACTACGATGCGCTTAGAGTTCTGTGGCTTGGTGAAGTAAAGAGGATCTTGTGGGTGCCCCTGACTAATCTGGCGATGCCGGGTTTGACCATGGAGAACCAGAGCTGCCAGCTGATCAAGTGGGGATCTCTTGCAAGGGTGGCTGTTGTTGGCAGCAGACATTTGCCTTACTGCTGCTCCTGAAAGcgtctttttttcctgtttccatTGGGAGGTAGCGACTTTAAGTATGCCCAAGCCCGCTTTGATTCCAGACGAATTCAAGTGCTGCGATGCGTTTTTGTAAGCCAGTAAAACTTTTGATGAACCAGCGCACTGCCCTTCCATATTACCACGAAACTGAGGGTTTTCTCTTGTAGAGCGTTTGATCTGGTGGGAAACTGTGACGGGGGTGGGTGATGTGCCGGTAGAGATGCTACCCATTTCCATCTTTTTAGGATGGTTCCGGACGCTGACTCCGCGCTGTTGCAGCTAGATAGAATCAACGATCTGCCGTTTTATGGAGCTGCTCAAGCGTGTGTTTGGTTGGGCGGCTGATGTCACTTGTCTTTATATAGATATCACAGCCCCGTGGTTTGATGACGTCATGCTGATTGACAGGAACGCTCGTTGTGTTCTCCAAGAGAACACCTTGTTTagaaagaagaagatgaaatAGGATGTGCAACCAAGCAGAGAAAACTCGACCTACTTAATGCATTAGTCTTTTCTACATGATATGGGAGACTaccaaagagaaagaaaagaaaagaaaagaaaagaaaagaaagtgcagcaACAATATGACAGAGTTAATTAGCAGCTAATTTGTGTTGTTTGCTGCTAATAGAGCAGTGCagtgatttgattttaattaattacattttcaattaaatcaattaatattttaattaattaaaacacaaaatatagttaaataaaaataaggaatgGGAATACAATAAAAGGTGTAGAGGAAATTAAAATCAATACGtaggttaaacatttttttttttttaaatctgaataGATCAGTAAATAATATAGTaagataaagggaaaaaaacttttattcccTCCactaatattaaatataacTCTAATAGTTTGCTTTCTCGTGTCTGTGTAGCGACTCGTAAGTTAGGGCGTCTGTTGCCATGGTTACTGTACAGCAAACTGGAGCTTTAGCTTTGTTAATGCTACATTGCCTCTCTAGCGCTACTGTATAAAAGGGGAAATGAGCTGCGGTAAGTTACCGAAGAAAGAGTTAAGAACTTGAAGTTATTCGGGTGACCTACAACCCCTCTGTATCAGTCATTCACCTCTgtctgcttcttcctcttttctatTATGTCAAGCTAAATTTGTGTCGCTGTTTGACTTCTCCACCTGTCAGTGGTTTCACTGGTGATTGTGGATAGTTTATCATATGTATGTAGCTACATGTACCTTTCTGTACTGTGGCGGAGGAAATACGTAGACGTTTTACTTTTGTAAAAATAATACAGATAAACAAAGTCAATGAAATAGTTTACTGTTGTTCTCGCACACGTCTCCCCTGCATTCCTGTGCAGTTCTGTAAAATC
Coding sequences within:
- the rasd2b gene encoding GTP-binding protein Rhes, with the translated sequence MEMGSISTGTSPTPVTVSHQIKRSTRENPQFRGNMEGQCAGSSKVLLAYKNASQHLNSSGIKAGLGILKVATSQWKQEKKTLSGAAVRQMSAANNSHPCKRSPLDQLAALVLHGQTRHRQISQGHPQDPLYFTKPQNSKRIVVLGAPRVGKTSILRRYMIDGFVEEYKPTSEDFLRKLFRIRGETYQIDILDASRERDFPAKRRLSILTGDIFLLVFSLDDRSSFEEVCALRKEILAAKSKLIRSTVPEHCAQPQVPLVVCANKVDLQESEREITKAEVLQALGDDCAYFETSAKESTNLEQVFETLAKRGGLPTETGPSQHRKVSLRSYQAMRSGRVAGRGKQVSDRDVPCGTLYPLARRPSFTTDLRQVIGPHTTRKPGKGLEKCYIQ